A genomic region of Anaerolineales bacterium contains the following coding sequences:
- a CDS encoding LysM peptidoglycan-binding domain-containing protein: MFSRCALLSLCLWLAACQAAPEPQPTPLASLEITEFVLATPSATAGGAATLEFVPPTPTPQIYVVVPNDTLFTIAARLEITLDALMAANPGVDARALAPGTELLIPSGAMAATTPLPQITPVPVAARPPRCFASQAGELRCLVLVQNDGQLPLENVTGYVRLRDASGNTLADAEAVPPLNLLPVGAAMPLIASFSVAPAGWASAQAEITSAFAVQEDQAQYVRVQSVNFSWEATAPAAQAAHVRGRVELAGSASSVWVLAVAYDAGGEPVGMRRWESAGQTEFDFWVYSLGPQISDVQVVAEAHP, encoded by the coding sequence GTGTTCTCACGTTGTGCACTCCTGAGCTTATGTTTGTGGCTGGCTGCGTGCCAAGCCGCACCTGAGCCGCAGCCCACCCCATTGGCTTCACTGGAAATTACTGAATTTGTGCTGGCTACCCCCAGCGCCACGGCGGGCGGCGCGGCTACGCTGGAATTTGTGCCGCCCACGCCCACACCACAAATCTATGTGGTGGTGCCGAACGACACCTTGTTCACGATTGCAGCCCGCCTTGAGATCACGCTGGATGCGTTGATGGCTGCCAACCCTGGGGTGGATGCCCGCGCGCTGGCCCCAGGCACCGAACTGCTGATTCCTTCCGGGGCAATGGCCGCCACTACCCCGCTGCCACAAATCACCCCGGTGCCGGTGGCCGCCCGCCCGCCGCGCTGTTTTGCCAGCCAGGCGGGCGAGTTGCGCTGTCTGGTGCTGGTGCAGAATGATGGCCAGTTGCCACTGGAGAACGTGACCGGCTATGTGCGCCTGCGCGATGCCAGTGGGAACACCCTGGCGGATGCAGAGGCAGTGCCGCCATTGAATTTGCTGCCGGTGGGCGCGGCTATGCCGTTGATAGCTTCCTTCTCTGTGGCCCCCGCAGGCTGGGCCAGCGCCCAAGCGGAAATCACTAGCGCCTTTGCGGTGCAAGAAGATCAGGCGCAGTATGTACGCGTGCAGAGTGTAAATTTCAGTTGGGAGGCGACCGCGCCGGCGGCCCAGGCCGCCCATGTGCGCGGCCGCGTGGAGTTGGCGGGTTCAGCCAGCAGCGTGTGGGTGCTGGCGGTGGCTTACGATGCCGGCGGCGAACCGGTAGGCATGCGCCGCTGGGAGAGCGCAGGGCAGACGGAGTTTGATTTCTGGGTCTACAGCCTCGGCCCGCAGATCAGCGATGTGCAGGTGGTGGCGGAGGCGCATCCGTAG